The following DNA comes from Candidatus Cloacimonadota bacterium.
TTTTCCACCTTTGCCCCATCCCTTTCACATCCCATTCACTTCCCGCTGAGTTCCCGCCTTTCAAACGGGAACTAAACGGGAGGCGAGAGAGAGGCGAAAAAGATAGGGAAAAGGAAGAATCATCCAGCTGGATTTCAAGAGTAACGCATTGGGGATTATGCGATTGGCTTATGTTCAGACAGGGAGGGAAAGACTGTAGTCATCCCAGTGCAGGCTGGATAGTGTCGTTCTGCTGTGGTCGAAGTTCCCGCATCGTTCGACTCCAGAAAAGCTTAGGCCCTTTTACGGTATTCCTCCGTTTTTCCTCTGTTTTTTCCTGCTTAGCTCTGTGAAAAAACTTGTGGATAAAAGCCTCAGACCACTCTAACCCTGATCATCCTGGCCACCCGGCGGTCCAAAACATAGCGGGCGTCGCCAACAGCGACCACGAGGTTGGGCTCTCCGGACTCGTTGCGCTGGACCATCACCCTTTTACCGTGGTAGAGTCCCCTTTCAATGGTTTTGAGGTCGTTGTTGCATGTTATCAGGGCCTCCACGCCGGGTTCAAGGTCTGCCAGGCTGATGCAGTCGCCGCTATGGCAGCGGCAGGTTTTTGGCCGGCTTCCGAATCTACGGCCGAACTGGCGAAGGCGCACGCGGTCACGTTTAGATAGCATTTTTTCTTCCAATGAGTTTGAGGCTGGCTCCAAAGGCCACAACCAGCAGGGCGCAGAGCCCCAGCCAGAGCCAGGACAGCCGGTTAAAGGCCAGAATCTGATAAGCGACGGTAGCCACGATCCAAGCCAGCAGGGTTAGATAGAAAAAGGAGAAGAGGCTCCAGCGCCAGCCATGTTCCTTGTTTAGGGCTGCCAGGGAAGCGGCGCAGGGCGAATAGAGCAGCACGAAAATCAGAAAGGCGATTCCGGAAGATGACCCGCCAAAAGCGCTTGGAATGACGGACGGATCGGGATAAAGGCTCTGCAGAGTTCCCACAATCGCCTCCTTGGCGAACAGCCCGGAAATCAGGGCAACCGTGGCTTGCCAGTTTTCCGCGACAATTCCCATCGGCTTCATCAGTGGAGTGAGCAGCTTGCCAGCCAGCTCCAGAACACTGGCCTGGCCTCCTTTGACTGGCAGGGTAAGCGCCTGCAGTATATTCACAGCCACAGTTACCAGAAGGATGGTCTTGCCGGCGCGCAGGATGAAATCCTTCAGGCGGTGCCAGGTGTGCATTCCGATGGCGTTTATAGTAGGCAGATGGTAAGGGGGCAGCTCCATCACGAAGTTGCCGGGTTGTGTCTTGAACATCGTTTTTTTCAGCGCCAGCGCGAACAGCAGGCCCATAACCACCCCGAAAAAGTAGAGTCCGAAAACAGCCAGGTCAGCCCTTCCGGGAAAGAACAGCATACCGAGATATGTGTAAACCGGCAGTTTGGCGCCACAACTCATAAAAGGCGTAAGCAGCGAGGCGAAAACGCGGTCCCGGCGGCTTTCCAGGGTGCGGGTGGCCATGATAGCCGGAACTGTGCAGCCAAAACCGACTAAAAGCGGGATGAAGGCCTTTCCGGGCAGCCCCACCCGACGCATAAACCTATCAGCGATAAAAGCGGCGCGGGCCATGTAGCCGCTGTCTTCAAGCAGGGACAAGCACAAAAAAATGAAGAAAATAGGTGGAATGAACGTGGCGATGGTAGCGATCCCGCCTCCGAGGGCGTCTGAAAGAAGGTGGCTGAGCCAGCCGGGGATGTTCCAGCTGCGCAGTAGCGCGCCCCATTGATCCACCAGAAGCCAGTTTAGCCCGTTTTCGATCCATCCGATTAAGGGTTCGCTGGCTTGCACGGCCAACAGGAAAACCAGATACATCACCGCGAAAAAAACCGGCAGGCCCCAAAGACTGCTCAGCGCCACACGGTCGAGTCTGTCCGAAAAAGTGGCGCCCGGCTTGGTTTTGTGGCGCACCACGTCTTTCACCAAACCGCGGATAAAGCCATAGCGGTCGTCAGCCAAGGCCGTGGCAGCAGCTTGGTTGCGGTGTTTTTCCAAGCCTCTAATCTCGCGGTCCACCGGATCGAACCAGGATTGGGGCAATTCCGCGTGGAAATAGGGATCGCGCTCCAACAGCTTCAGGGCTACCCAGTCCAGAGGAAGTCTTCTCCAGGCCTCCGGCCAGGCAGGGTCATCCCTTTGCTGCAGCAGGAAGTTGTCGAGGTTGTGAAGGTGCTTTTCCACCACCTCGTCGTAACGAGGGCTAATTGGGACTGGAGCTTTGGCCAGGCAGGTGTCGATATCCTGAAAAAGCTGGCTGGGATCGAAGCGGCGACAGAGAGTCAGTGACTGGATGGGGCAGTCCAGATGGCTTTTCAGGTGGTCAAAATCGATCTCCACACCGTTCTGCTCCGCAATGTCAAGCATTGAGAACACGATAAGCAACGGCACTTTCAGTTCCATCAGCTGCAGCGTGAGATAAAGGTTGCGCTCCAGATTTGAGGCATCCACAATGTTGATCACCAAGTTCGGTTTCTTTTGCACTAGGTAATTTCGGGCCACCAGCTCATCCGGAGATCCAGCCGCCAGTGAATAGATGCCGGGTAGGTCTATCACCTCATAACGCCGGCCATTACGTATGAAAAAACCTTCCTTGCGCTCAACCGTCACGCCAGGCCAGTTACCAACGGTCTGGTGCGAGCCGGTGAGGGCATTGAAAAGAGTGGTTTTGCCCACGTTGGGGTTTCCCGCAAGGGCGATGATGGGGTTATCTTGACTCATAGCTTATTGATTCTCATTCCCACAGCATTTCCAACAGAGGCCATTCACTTGGATGTTCACTTCGTCCAGACGGAATTTCAGGCTGGAGGCTTCTTTCAGCAGTGATCTTTTCAAGTCGTCCAGCGGCGTTTCCTGCACCCAGCCGCAACGGGAACAAATCCAGTGAACATGGCGGGGGTGGCCGTAGATGTGTTCAAACACGTCACGGGAAGAGGAACGCAGGGAATGCTGGATAAGGCCTGCCGCCTCCAGCAGAGGCAGAGTGCGGTAAACCGTGGCCAGGGAAATCCGGCGTTTCTGATCTTTCAGCAGGGCGTGCAACTGCTGGGCATCAAAATGCTCATGCAGGCTGAACACCGCGTCCAGTATCTCCCGACGGGGAGTTGTGAGCTTCAGACCTTTGCGGAACAGAAACTTCTCAAAAACAGTGACTTGGTTGTCCATGGCATATTCCTTTAATGAGAATCAGTCGCATTGTTTAAAGCACTGAATTCCTGTCAAGGACTATTGCAAGTCTTTCCAAGTTGCTATTGTAAGTATAAATACGAAGTGCAAACCCTCACTGAAAACTTCAAATCGAATCACCAAAACTTCAAATGTCCAAGTCCAACAAAACAGTGTGTATGTTATATCTTGCTTGCCAGATATGATAGCAGCAATTATCA
Coding sequences within:
- a CDS encoding transcriptional repressor; amino-acid sequence: MDNQVTVFEKFLFRKGLKLTTPRREILDAVFSLHEHFDAQQLHALLKDQKRRISLATVYRTLPLLEAAGLIQHSLRSSSRDVFEHIYGHPRHVHWICSRCGWVQETPLDDLKRSLLKEASSLKFRLDEVNIQVNGLCWKCCGNENQ
- a CDS encoding ferrous iron transport protein A, with amino-acid sequence MLSKRDRVRLRQFGRRFGSRPKTCRCHSGDCISLADLEPGVEALITCNNDLKTIERGLYHGKRVMVQRNESGEPNLVVAVGDARYVLDRRVARMIRVRVV
- the feoB gene encoding ferrous iron transport protein B, which translates into the protein MSQDNPIIALAGNPNVGKTTLFNALTGSHQTVGNWPGVTVERKEGFFIRNGRRYEVIDLPGIYSLAAGSPDELVARNYLVQKKPNLVINIVDASNLERNLYLTLQLMELKVPLLIVFSMLDIAEQNGVEIDFDHLKSHLDCPIQSLTLCRRFDPSQLFQDIDTCLAKAPVPISPRYDEVVEKHLHNLDNFLLQQRDDPAWPEAWRRLPLDWVALKLLERDPYFHAELPQSWFDPVDREIRGLEKHRNQAAATALADDRYGFIRGLVKDVVRHKTKPGATFSDRLDRVALSSLWGLPVFFAVMYLVFLLAVQASEPLIGWIENGLNWLLVDQWGALLRSWNIPGWLSHLLSDALGGGIATIATFIPPIFFIFLCLSLLEDSGYMARAAFIADRFMRRVGLPGKAFIPLLVGFGCTVPAIMATRTLESRRDRVFASLLTPFMSCGAKLPVYTYLGMLFFPGRADLAVFGLYFFGVVMGLLFALALKKTMFKTQPGNFVMELPPYHLPTINAIGMHTWHRLKDFILRAGKTILLVTVAVNILQALTLPVKGGQASVLELAGKLLTPLMKPMGIVAENWQATVALISGLFAKEAIVGTLQSLYPDPSVIPSAFGGSSSGIAFLIFVLLYSPCAASLAALNKEHGWRWSLFSFFYLTLLAWIVATVAYQILAFNRLSWLWLGLCALLVVAFGASLKLIGRKNAI